The Flavobacterium psychrophilum genome includes a region encoding these proteins:
- a CDS encoding glutamate-1-semialdehyde aminotransferase (Converts (S)-4-amino-5-oxopentanoate to 5-aminolevulinate during the porphyrin biosynthesis pathway): protein MLYQRSSQLFAEAEQVIPGGVNSPVRAFKSVGGTPIFVKEAKGAYLYDEDGNKLIDYINSWGPMILGHAYEPVVNAVIEKAKKGTSFGMPTALETEIAKLAVAMVPNIDKIRFVNSGTEACMSAIRLARGFTGRDKIIKFAGCYHGHSDSFLIQAGSGAVTFGSPNSPGVTAGTAKDTLLATYNDLQNVSELFAANQNEIAAIIVEPVAGNMGCVPPSKGFLEGLRQLCDANGTLLIFDEVMTGFRLAKGGAQELFNIKADIVAFGKVIGGGLPVGAFAARNEIMNYLAPLGPVYQAGTLSGNPLAMAAGLEMLKALDADAAIFSRLAEKTAYLEKGIRHKLDKAGLDYTINRTGSMISVHFDANPVTDFKSAAKGDNETFKKFFHGLLNEGIYIAPSAYETWFITDALSYEDLDTTIAAIGKVAATL, encoded by the coding sequence ATGTTATATCAAAGAAGCAGCCAGCTGTTCGCTGAAGCAGAGCAGGTAATTCCCGGCGGCGTAAACTCTCCCGTCCGTGCTTTTAAATCGGTGGGAGGAACACCTATTTTTGTAAAAGAGGCAAAAGGGGCCTATTTGTATGATGAAGATGGCAACAAGCTCATAGATTATATCAACTCATGGGGGCCAATGATCTTAGGTCATGCCTATGAGCCTGTTGTAAATGCGGTTATAGAAAAGGCAAAAAAAGGAACATCATTTGGCATGCCTACAGCACTGGAAACAGAGATTGCTAAGCTGGCAGTAGCAATGGTGCCTAATATTGATAAAATACGTTTTGTAAATTCAGGTACAGAGGCTTGTATGAGTGCCATTCGTCTTGCCAGAGGATTTACAGGGCGCGATAAAATAATAAAATTTGCAGGCTGTTACCACGGCCATTCAGATTCGTTTCTTATACAGGCAGGAAGTGGAGCGGTTACATTTGGTTCGCCTAACAGTCCGGGTGTTACAGCAGGCACTGCAAAAGATACACTTTTGGCTACTTACAACGACCTGCAGAACGTAAGCGAACTATTTGCAGCAAACCAAAACGAAATTGCAGCCATTATTGTAGAGCCTGTTGCAGGAAATATGGGTTGCGTACCGCCATCTAAAGGATTTTTAGAAGGTTTAAGGCAGCTTTGCGATGCAAACGGTACGTTACTTATTTTTGATGAGGTTATGACGGGATTCCGTCTTGCAAAAGGCGGAGCGCAGGAACTTTTTAATATAAAAGCAGATATTGTAGCTTTTGGTAAGGTTATAGGGGGAGGCCTTCCGGTAGGTGCTTTCGCAGCACGTAACGAGATCATGAACTACCTTGCGCCACTTGGCCCGGTATACCAGGCCGGTACATTATCAGGGAATCCACTGGCAATGGCTGCGGGATTAGAAATGCTAAAAGCACTTGATGCTGATGCCGCAATATTTAGCAGGCTGGCTGAAAAAACAGCTTACCTGGAAAAAGGTATCCGTCATAAATTAGATAAAGCAGGGCTCGATTATACAATAAACAGAACAGGATCAATGATCTCTGTTCATTTTGATGCTAACCCTGTAACCGATTTTAAATCGGCTGCAAAAGGCGATAACGAAACCTTTAAAAAGTTTTTCCACGGGCTGCTTAACGAAGGTATTTATATTGCGCCATCAGCCTACGAAACATGGTTTATTACCGACGCATTAAGCTATGAAGACCTTGACACTACAATTGCAGCGATAGGAAAAGTAGCGGCAACACTATAG
- a CDS encoding hemagglutinin — MFKKILALVLLSFLVSCGTSKSRVKTSRNSTAKTRTTRTSKPNIRTTVDSKTSTASSSTRNSETLEATSKTVVYAEVVKAYILDFKETAKQNMRNHGVPASITLAQGVLESGAGRGTLCINANNHFGIKCHTGWTGESVYHDDDSAQECFRKYKDPAESYNDHSLFLTTRGRYAALFKLDKDDYKGWAKGLKAAGYATDPKYPDKLIGLIERYELDKYDAEVLNKPYTAPAPKPVQNTPQVAATPAKTPMFGTYTVEKGDTMYSISKKHNLTVDQLMQLNDMSSNALSIGQVLKVK; from the coding sequence ATGTTTAAAAAAATTCTAGCTTTAGTTTTATTGAGCTTTTTGGTGAGCTGCGGAACATCTAAGTCGCGCGTAAAAACATCAAGAAACAGTACAGCCAAAACCAGGACAACCAGAACTTCAAAACCTAACATCAGGACTACTGTTGATTCTAAAACAAGTACAGCTTCAAGCTCCACACGAAATAGTGAAACATTAGAAGCTACATCAAAAACCGTTGTATATGCTGAGGTTGTAAAAGCATACATTCTCGACTTTAAAGAAACGGCAAAACAAAACATGCGAAACCACGGTGTGCCTGCAAGTATTACGCTTGCACAGGGTGTATTAGAATCGGGTGCAGGCAGGGGAACGCTTTGTATTAATGCAAATAACCATTTTGGGATTAAATGCCATACCGGATGGACAGGCGAAAGCGTTTACCATGATGATGATTCAGCGCAGGAATGTTTCAGGAAATACAAAGATCCGGCAGAATCATATAACGATCATTCATTGTTTCTTACTACGAGAGGGAGGTATGCTGCACTTTTCAAGTTAGATAAAGACGATTATAAAGGCTGGGCGAAAGGTCTTAAGGCAGCAGGTTATGCTACAGACCCTAAATATCCGGATAAGCTTATCGGGCTTATTGAAAGATATGAGCTTGACAAGTATGATGCTGAGGTTCTAAACAAGCCCTACACGGCTCCAGCTCCTAAACCGGTACAAAATACGCCACAAGTAGCCGCCACACCCGCCAAGACGCCAATGTTTGGAACTTATACGGTAGAAAAAGGCGATACCATGTACTCTATTTCTAAAAAACACAATCTTACTGTAGACCAGCTAATGCAGCTTAACGATATGTCGAGTAATGCATTATCAATCGGTCAGGTATTAAAAGTTAAATAA
- a CDS encoding 1-aminocyclopropane-1-carboxylate deaminase has translation MLMNQPIHFSLPHNIKITIKREDLLHPHISGNKFRKLKYNILKAKEENKTALLTFGGAYSNHIAAAAAAGKEYGFATIGIIRGEELVNKIGDNPTLSFARDCGMIFKFVSRNDYRRKTEAAFIEELTAEFGDFYLVPEGGTNALAVKGCEEILDDEDAQFTHIACAVGTGGTVSGLIKSALPHQKVMGFPALKGEGLFEDICKFVPSGNWELITDYHFGGYGKITEELVQFINGFYKETGIPLDPVYTGKMVFGVIDLVNKGYFPENSNILLIHTGGLQGIAGMNNELRRKKLPIIKT, from the coding sequence ATGCTTATGAATCAGCCCATACATTTTAGCCTTCCGCACAATATAAAAATCACCATAAAAAGGGAAGATCTGCTGCACCCTCATATCTCGGGCAATAAATTCAGGAAGCTCAAATACAACATCCTTAAAGCAAAAGAAGAAAATAAAACAGCATTGCTAACTTTTGGTGGTGCTTATTCTAACCATATTGCCGCCGCGGCAGCCGCCGGAAAAGAATACGGATTCGCTACAATTGGTATAATAAGGGGAGAAGAACTGGTTAATAAAATTGGGGATAACCCAACTTTGTCCTTTGCCCGCGATTGCGGTATGATCTTTAAATTTGTTAGTAGGAATGATTACCGTCGTAAAACAGAAGCTGCTTTTATCGAAGAGCTTACTGCTGAATTTGGTGATTTTTATCTGGTTCCGGAAGGCGGAACGAATGCGCTTGCCGTAAAAGGCTGTGAAGAAATTCTGGATGACGAGGATGCGCAATTTACACACATCGCTTGTGCTGTAGGTACTGGCGGAACCGTATCTGGACTTATTAAATCGGCATTGCCGCACCAAAAGGTTATGGGTTTTCCTGCCCTGAAAGGTGAAGGATTGTTTGAGGATATTTGTAAATTTGTGCCATCGGGAAACTGGGAGCTGATAACAGACTATCATTTTGGAGGTTATGGGAAAATAACAGAAGAACTGGTACAGTTTATAAATGGCTTTTATAAAGAGACTGGTATTCCTTTAGATCCTGTTTATACGGGAAAGATGGTTTTTGGCGTTATAGATTTGGTAAACAAAGGATATTTTCCTGAAAACTCCAATATATTGCTGATACATACAGGCGGCCTTCAGGGAATTGCAGGCATGAATAACGAATTGAGAAGAAAGAAACTACCCATAATTAAAACCTGA
- a CDS encoding phosphohydrolase, with protein sequence MNLVQKAENHVFGLFKDKLSPDYIYHNFNHTLRVVNNARSIAKAEGVGEDDTEALVLAAWFHDAGYIEGPLNHEERSGVMAVEFLTANGYTTTNAQHVADLIKVTKLGAEPQTRDEKIMRDADCSHFSDENYCNLSQLLREEWKITQGKTFTDLEWALINRNVLIHEHRFYSDYGKETLQPLKEANIARLQNIIYELQSEKKSEVKDNQAKKEKKEKKEKEKLDKETKPDRGIDTMFKVTLTNHTRLSEIADSKANILLSVNAIIISVSLSTLVPKLDSPSNAHLVMPTFILIFFSVVSIVFAILSTRPKVTSGTFTRKDIEDRKVNLLFFGNFYKMPLAEYEWAVNEMMKDREYLYGSMIKDLYFLGLVLNRKYKLLRMTYAIFTVGILSSVAAFVYAFKVMV encoded by the coding sequence ATGAATCTAGTTCAAAAAGCCGAAAATCATGTTTTTGGTTTATTCAAAGATAAACTATCTCCCGATTATATTTACCACAATTTTAACCATACTTTACGTGTGGTAAACAATGCGCGGAGTATAGCAAAAGCAGAGGGTGTAGGCGAAGATGATACCGAAGCGCTGGTGCTTGCCGCATGGTTTCATGATGCCGGATATATTGAAGGACCGCTAAACCATGAAGAGCGTAGCGGTGTTATGGCTGTTGAATTTTTAACTGCTAACGGTTACACTACAACCAATGCACAGCATGTGGCCGATTTAATAAAGGTTACCAAGCTCGGTGCCGAGCCACAGACGCGTGATGAGAAAATAATGCGTGATGCTGATTGTTCGCACTTTTCTGATGAGAATTATTGTAACCTTTCGCAATTGCTTCGCGAAGAATGGAAGATTACCCAGGGAAAAACGTTTACCGATCTGGAGTGGGCGCTTATCAACAGGAATGTGCTTATTCACGAGCATCGTTTTTATTCCGATTATGGCAAGGAGACTTTGCAACCACTTAAAGAAGCCAATATTGCAAGGCTTCAGAATATAATTTACGAGCTTCAGTCCGAAAAGAAGAGTGAAGTAAAAGACAATCAGGCTAAGAAGGAAAAAAAAGAAAAGAAGGAGAAAGAAAAACTGGATAAGGAAACAAAACCGGACAGGGGTATAGATACCATGTTTAAGGTGACACTTACCAATCATACGCGCTTAAGCGAAATTGCAGATAGTAAGGCAAATATCCTGCTGTCTGTAAATGCCATTATTATATCAGTATCGCTTAGTACACTGGTGCCAAAACTGGATAGCCCTAGTAATGCGCACCTTGTTATGCCTACCTTTATACTAATATTTTTTAGTGTGGTATCAATTGTTTTTGCGATACTTTCCACACGTCCTAAAGTTACCAGCGGAACGTTTACCCGTAAGGATATTGAAGATCGAAAAGTAAACCTGCTTTTCTTTGGTAATTTTTATAAGATGCCTTTAGCAGAATATGAGTGGGCTGTTAACGAAATGATGAAAGACAGGGAGTATTTATACGGAAGTATGATTAAAGACCTATATTTCCTGGGGTTAGTACTTAACCGAAAATATAAACTCCTGCGAATGACATATGCTATATTTACTGTGGGTATTTTAAGCAGCGTTGCAGCATTTGTCTATGCATTTAAAGTAATGGTATAA
- a CDS encoding metallophosphoesterase, giving the protein MKFFWRNIIVKANIKLTICLFIALSLNSCATHHAQYGKRAAAPVAANDTVTQKAEHKLFLIGDAGYANEPNSQQLLKVVGDKLKASGKNTSLLYLGDNIYPLGMPPEDEGDKRNEAEASLNSQIALAKVFEGKTHFIPGNHDWYYGLKGLEEQEKYIKDALNDKKAFLPGKGCGINDIKVSDNTVLIAIDSQWFIEDWDKSPTINDDCTLKTRDGLFEELESLLNKNQDKTILLAIHHPLMSSGTHGGHFSAAKQLFPLKYKIPLPVIGSFINIVRKTSGFSNQDLQNKVYSTLSNRIKTLIQDKSNVIVISGHDHNLQYIYKDNIHQIISGSGSKEEAATAINPTDFSYGGTGYATLDIYKDGSTKVTYFSVKNSIETKLFETTMLNKHDKVFAPYADSFPTSITASVYTEQMTKKSRFYNFLMGRHYRKYFSMPIEVKVASLDTLHGGLTPDRAGGGHQSKSLRLLDKNGKEYVMRGLKKSATRFLQAVAFKTRYVGDSFEGTYAEDFLLDFYTTTHPYTPFILDDLAKTVGIYHTNPELYYIPKQNILKDYNGDFGDELYMVEERPVKEHKDLASFGRPDDIEGTDDVLLNLQKDKKYIIDERAYIKARLFDMLVGDWDRHSDQWRWARFNEKDRVIYRPIPRDRDQAFAKYDGTLLSILMNIPPLRHMRSYKMDLDNVKWFNREPYPQDLALITQSGEEVWQEEAKKLQQELTDESIDKAFAGLPKEVQDNTTEEIKATLKNRREHIGEYASEYHKVLAKTVLVVGTDKKEKFIITRMPDGDTEVKMYSYKKDGTETLALDKRYNRKETREIWIYGLDDNDTFEVKGKPENAIMLRLLGGQNNDNYIVENGKKVKVYDFKSKDNTYTTDNKTQLLLTDDYETNSYDYEKPAYNVWAGYPSIGYNPDDGVKAGALINYTVNNFNRRPYSRKHAIKANYFFATDGFELGYNGKFMNIASKWNFGLDILFTSPNFSINYFGYGNETKNFDDDLGMDYNRVKLQVFRVAPSFFKQGRNGSTVEFQAPFETIEVDGTSNRFVNQPGAISESLLEHRQYGGLSAKYSYVNFDNKSLPGLGMSLNFLAGWKTSFDEIERNFPYLESLLNIVHRLTADDALVFSTTANGKVILNDGYEFYQASTLGGDADLRGYRRERFTGKHSFVHSSDIRLTLANWKSSFLPMKFGILVGFDYGRVWVNDDSSRKWHTAYGGALWLNTADAVTAKLSYFHGDDGGRVAFSFLFGL; this is encoded by the coding sequence ATGAAATTCTTTTGGCGTAACATAATAGTAAAGGCAAATATAAAACTTACAATTTGTCTTTTTATTGCACTATCATTAAATTCATGTGCTACGCACCATGCCCAGTATGGAAAAAGAGCTGCAGCTCCTGTTGCTGCTAACGATACTGTAACCCAAAAAGCCGAACACAAGCTGTTTTTAATAGGCGATGCCGGCTATGCCAACGAACCCAATTCGCAGCAATTATTAAAAGTTGTGGGTGATAAATTAAAAGCATCAGGTAAGAATACTTCACTTTTATATCTTGGCGATAATATATACCCGCTGGGAATGCCTCCTGAAGATGAAGGAGACAAAAGAAACGAAGCAGAGGCATCTCTTAACAGCCAGATAGCCCTTGCTAAGGTTTTTGAAGGAAAAACTCATTTTATCCCCGGAAACCATGACTGGTACTACGGACTTAAAGGACTGGAAGAGCAGGAAAAATATATTAAAGACGCCCTTAACGACAAAAAAGCTTTTTTACCGGGCAAAGGCTGTGGTATTAACGATATTAAAGTAAGCGATAATACCGTGCTTATAGCCATAGACAGCCAATGGTTTATAGAAGATTGGGATAAATCCCCTACTATTAATGATGACTGTACACTAAAAACACGCGATGGGCTTTTTGAAGAATTAGAAAGCCTTTTAAACAAGAATCAGGATAAGACCATATTGCTTGCCATACACCATCCTTTAATGAGCAGTGGCACACATGGCGGACACTTTTCGGCAGCAAAGCAATTATTCCCGTTAAAATATAAAATACCATTGCCGGTAATCGGATCATTTATAAATATCGTTCGCAAAACATCGGGATTCAGTAATCAGGATCTGCAAAACAAAGTATACTCTACACTTTCCAACAGGATAAAAACGTTAATTCAGGATAAAAGCAATGTTATTGTTATTTCCGGGCACGACCACAACCTGCAATACATCTATAAAGATAATATTCACCAGATAATAAGCGGATCGGGCTCTAAAGAAGAAGCTGCAACAGCGATAAACCCTACCGACTTTAGTTATGGGGGTACCGGCTATGCTACGCTTGATATTTACAAAGATGGCAGCACAAAAGTTACTTATTTCTCGGTTAAGAACAGTATCGAAACAAAACTGTTTGAAACCACAATGCTAAACAAGCATGATAAAGTATTTGCGCCTTATGCCGACAGTTTTCCAACCTCTATTACAGCTTCTGTTTACACAGAGCAAATGACTAAAAAAAGTCGTTTCTATAACTTTTTGATGGGCAGGCACTACCGCAAATACTTTAGTATGCCTATTGAGGTTAAAGTAGCCAGCCTGGATACGCTTCACGGAGGTTTGACTCCGGACAGGGCTGGCGGTGGACACCAGTCGAAATCATTGCGCCTATTAGACAAAAACGGTAAAGAGTATGTAATGCGCGGACTTAAAAAGAGTGCTACCCGTTTTTTACAGGCTGTAGCTTTTAAAACCCGTTATGTAGGGGATTCTTTTGAGGGCACTTATGCCGAAGACTTCCTTTTAGATTTTTATACTACAACGCATCCCTATACACCGTTTATTCTTGATGACCTTGCCAAAACTGTAGGTATCTATCATACCAATCCGGAATTATATTATATCCCTAAACAAAATATCCTAAAAGATTATAACGGCGATTTTGGCGACGAGCTTTATATGGTGGAAGAGCGCCCTGTAAAAGAGCATAAAGACCTGGCTTCTTTTGGCAGGCCCGACGATATTGAAGGCACAGATGATGTATTGCTCAACCTGCAAAAAGATAAAAAATACATCATTGACGAAAGGGCTTACATTAAAGCACGTCTTTTTGATATGCTTGTTGGCGATTGGGACAGACACTCTGACCAATGGCGCTGGGCGCGTTTCAATGAAAAAGACAGAGTAATTTACCGCCCCATTCCCCGCGATCGTGACCAGGCTTTCGCCAAATATGACGGCACGCTTTTATCTATCCTTATGAACATTCCTCCGCTTCGCCACATGCGAAGCTACAAAATGGATTTAGATAATGTTAAGTGGTTTAATCGTGAGCCATACCCTCAGGATTTGGCATTAATTACCCAATCGGGTGAAGAGGTTTGGCAAGAAGAGGCTAAAAAATTACAGCAGGAACTTACTGACGAAAGTATAGACAAAGCCTTTGCGGGTTTACCTAAAGAAGTACAAGACAATACAACTGAAGAAATTAAGGCCACATTAAAAAACCGTAGGGAACATATTGGCGAATATGCATCAGAATACCATAAAGTTCTAGCCAAAACAGTGCTTGTTGTAGGCACAGATAAAAAAGAGAAGTTTATTATTACCCGTATGCCTGACGGCGATACAGAGGTAAAAATGTACAGCTATAAAAAAGATGGCACCGAGACTCTGGCCCTGGATAAAAGATACAACCGAAAAGAAACCCGCGAAATATGGATTTATGGCCTTGATGATAATGATACTTTTGAAGTTAAGGGTAAACCGGAAAATGCAATTATGCTGCGTCTTTTGGGAGGCCAGAATAACGATAATTACATTGTAGAAAATGGAAAAAAAGTTAAGGTATACGACTTTAAAAGTAAAGATAACACCTATACCACAGACAATAAAACACAACTGCTGTTAACCGACGATTACGAAACCAATAGCTATGACTACGAGAAACCTGCATATAACGTCTGGGCAGGATATCCATCGATAGGGTATAACCCCGATGATGGCGTAAAAGCCGGTGCTCTGATTAACTATACGGTTAATAATTTCAACAGAAGGCCTTATTCCCGTAAACATGCTATAAAAGCGAACTACTTTTTTGCAACAGATGGCTTTGAACTTGGTTATAATGGCAAATTCATGAACATAGCCAGCAAATGGAATTTCGGACTTGATATATTATTTACAAGTCCTAATTTCAGTATTAACTATTTTGGATACGGTAATGAAACCAAAAATTTTGATGACGATTTGGGTATGGATTATAACAGGGTGAAGCTTCAGGTATTCAGGGTTGCTCCATCATTTTTTAAGCAGGGAAGAAATGGAAGTACAGTAGAGTTTCAGGCACCTTTTGAGACTATTGAAGTAGATGGAACAAGCAACCGTTTTGTAAACCAGCCGGGTGCCATATCTGAAAGCCTTTTGGAACACAGGCAATACGGTGGGTTAAGTGCCAAATACAGCTATGTGAATTTCGATAATAAATCGTTACCCGGTCTGGGCATGAGCCTTAACTTTCTGGCAGGATGGAAAACAAGTTTTGATGAAATAGAGCGTAACTTCCCCTACCTTGAAAGCTTACTGAACATTGTGCATAGGCTTACAGCAGACGATGCTTTAGTATTTAGCACTACTGCTAACGGCAAAGTAATACTTAACGATGGTTATGAGTTTTACCAGGCATCAACCTTAGGTGGCGATGCCGACCTTAGAGGATACAGGCGCGAACGTTTTACAGGAAAACATTCGTTTGTACACAGCAGCGATATAAGACTTACACTTGCCAATTGGAAAAGCAGTTTCCTTCCTATGAAATTTGGCATTTTAGTCGGTTTTGATTATGGCCGCGTATGGGTTAACGATGACAGTTCACGAAAATGGCATACTGCCTACGGTGGCGCGCTATGGCTTAATACTGCAGACGCTGTTACAGCAAAGCTATCCTATTTTCATGGAGATGATGGCGGCCGTGTTGCCTTTAGCTTTTTATTTGGCCTCTAA
- a CDS encoding short-chain dehydrogenase, with amino-acid sequence MSKPESFPEQTQSQPGYEYKMTPEPEIIREGYKGSDKLEDKKALITGGDSGIGRSVAVHFAREGADVAIAYYDEHKDALETKRLVEAEGRKCLLICGDLKDENFCKKVLSEALEFLGGLNILVNNAAVQFPQKKFEDITGEQVRETFETNIFPFFYLTREALKHLNEGDAIINTASVTAYRGSFHLIDYSSTKGAIVSFTRSTSAMLAEKGIRVNAVAPGPIWTPLIPSTFEPDEVAAFGQDTPMKRAGQPSEVGPAYVFLASKDASYITGQVIHINGGEIVGG; translated from the coding sequence ATGTCTAAACCTGAATCTTTCCCGGAACAAACACAAAGCCAGCCGGGCTATGAATATAAGATGACACCTGAACCTGAGATAATCAGGGAAGGTTATAAAGGCAGTGATAAACTAGAAGATAAAAAGGCACTTATAACAGGAGGCGATAGCGGTATTGGCCGTAGCGTTGCTGTGCATTTTGCACGCGAAGGTGCCGATGTAGCCATTGCATATTATGACGAGCATAAAGATGCCCTTGAAACTAAAAGGCTTGTAGAAGCCGAAGGCAGGAAATGTCTGCTGATATGCGGCGATCTGAAAGACGAAAACTTTTGTAAAAAGGTATTGTCTGAAGCCCTTGAATTCCTAGGCGGCTTAAACATACTGGTAAATAATGCGGCTGTACAATTTCCGCAGAAAAAGTTTGAAGATATAACAGGCGAACAGGTGCGTGAAACATTTGAGACAAACATCTTTCCTTTCTTTTATCTTACCAGGGAAGCTTTAAAACATTTGAACGAAGGCGATGCAATTATAAATACTGCATCGGTAACGGCGTACAGGGGAAGTTTTCACCTGATTGACTACAGCAGTACAAAAGGTGCAATTGTATCTTTTACAAGATCTACTTCAGCAATGCTTGCAGAAAAAGGCATAAGGGTAAATGCTGTTGCACCGGGGCCTATCTGGACTCCGCTAATTCCTTCAACCTTTGAGCCCGACGAAGTCGCAGCGTTCGGACAGGACACACCAATGAAACGGGCAGGACAGCCCAGCGAAGTTGGCCCCGCTTATGTGTTTCTTGCCAGCAAAGATGCATCTTACATTACCGGACAAGTAATACATATTAATGGCGGTGAGATTGTGGGTGGATAA
- a CDS encoding damage-inducible protein CinA: MLSEQITLCSNRIAEKNLKIAVAESATAGWLASEFALAPDSGKIFLGGIVCYDVCTKEELFDIPRKIIDEFTPESAEVTQLLAERLSKYFKCDIAIAVTGLTSPGGSETADKPVGTMFIHIKLPENRYCSHREVFEGTPKDIISQTIERTGKLLCGLLDSFDTNQDSTTSTALL, from the coding sequence ATGCTTTCAGAACAAATAACACTTTGCAGTAACCGGATCGCCGAAAAAAACCTTAAGATAGCGGTTGCGGAAAGCGCTACCGCCGGCTGGCTGGCATCTGAATTTGCACTGGCTCCTGATTCGGGTAAGATATTTTTGGGAGGCATTGTTTGTTATGATGTGTGTACAAAAGAAGAACTCTTTGATATTCCTAGAAAGATAATTGACGAGTTTACACCCGAATCTGCCGAAGTAACCCAACTTCTTGCCGAAAGGCTAAGCAAATATTTTAAATGTGATATTGCCATTGCCGTTACCGGGCTAACATCTCCCGGAGGCAGTGAAACAGCCGACAAACCTGTTGGCACTATGTTTATACACATAAAATTACCCGAAAACAGGTATTGTTCGCACAGAGAAGTTTTTGAGGGAACACCAAAAGACATTATTTCCCAGACGATAGAGCGGACAGGGAAATTACTCTGCGGATTGCTGGATAGTTTTGATACTAATCAGGACTCCACTACTTCTACTGCCCTATTATAA
- a CDS encoding magnesium transporter MgtC — MDLPWTELSLRLALAAIFGAAIGLERERKDWAAGMRTHMMVCMGSALIMLVSSFGFNDIVGKDYAELDPSRVAAQIVSGIGFIGAGTILFRKPATVLGLTTASGLWTVAGIGMATGGGMYFAASAATVLSLIILWGMHPIQKRISNKFRQKALSIHAKGDVNPRKIINRLLEDKNLDFANFSIERRKKELVLLVTLEQTASHRLLEIVDKLQAEEYIKKISWSK, encoded by the coding sequence ATGGATTTACCCTGGACCGAATTATCACTGCGGCTTGCACTTGCCGCTATTTTTGGTGCAGCCATTGGACTTGAGCGCGAGCGTAAAGACTGGGCTGCAGGAATGCGTACCCATATGATGGTTTGTATGGGATCTGCGCTTATTATGCTTGTCTCCTCATTCGGATTTAACGACATAGTAGGAAAAGATTATGCAGAACTCGACCCTTCGCGGGTGGCAGCACAAATTGTAAGTGGTATCGGCTTTATCGGCGCGGGTACTATTCTGTTTAGGAAACCTGCCACAGTTCTGGGTCTAACAACAGCATCCGGTTTATGGACTGTTGCCGGAATTGGTATGGCAACAGGCGGAGGAATGTACTTCGCCGCAAGTGCTGCAACAGTTTTGTCTCTTATAATTTTATGGGGCATGCACCCGATTCAGAAAAGAATTTCTAATAAATTCCGCCAGAAAGCATTATCCATACACGCGAAGGGCGATGTAAACCCCCGAAAGATAATAAACCGCCTCTTAGAAGATAAAAATCTTGACTTTGCTAATTTTTCTATCGAAAGGCGTAAAAAAGAACTTGTATTACTTGTTACGTTAGAACAGACAGCAAGCCACAGGCTTTTAGAAATTGTAGACAAATTACAGGCTGAAGAGTATATTAAAAAGATCTCATGGAGTAAATAA